The proteins below are encoded in one region of Amycolatopsis acidiphila:
- a CDS encoding thiolase family protein: MPEAVIVSACRTAIGTAFKGSLAETTAMELADAVVAESVRRSGLAPDRFDDVILGESLYGGGDLARHAALTAGLTGVPGLAVNRHCASGLSSVAAAAASIRAGMDDVVIAGGVQSSSTAPKGRWRTPGTQDWVEGWRSPSHPDTPEAPNDDMSVTVGWNAARLAGVSRQEMDTWALRSHQKAIAAIDAGLFADEIVPVKARRPDGSLVEFAVDEHPRRDSTPEKLASLKPLHPEIEGFSITAGNSSGINDAAAALTLAGGEVAAREGLRVLGTVRGWASVGADPVRTGLAPVEAIAKVLSRCGLEPGQIALWEINEAFASMCVAVTRQLGLDPDVVNTSGSGCSLGHPVAASGTRMLTTLVHELGRRGGGLGVAAMCAGGGQAGAVVVEVPGS, from the coding sequence ATGCCTGAAGCCGTCATCGTGAGCGCGTGCCGCACTGCGATCGGTACTGCCTTCAAGGGCAGCCTCGCCGAGACCACCGCGATGGAACTCGCCGACGCCGTGGTGGCCGAGAGCGTACGGCGCAGCGGCCTGGCACCGGACCGGTTCGACGACGTGATCCTGGGCGAGTCGCTCTACGGCGGCGGGGACCTGGCCCGCCACGCCGCGCTCACCGCCGGCCTCACCGGGGTACCGGGCCTGGCCGTCAACCGGCACTGTGCCTCGGGCCTGTCCTCGGTGGCGGCCGCGGCCGCGAGCATCCGCGCCGGGATGGACGACGTCGTCATCGCCGGGGGCGTGCAGTCCTCCTCGACCGCGCCGAAGGGCCGGTGGCGCACACCTGGTACCCAGGACTGGGTCGAGGGGTGGCGCAGCCCGAGCCACCCGGACACCCCGGAGGCACCCAACGACGACATGTCCGTCACCGTCGGCTGGAACGCGGCCCGGCTGGCCGGCGTGAGCCGTCAGGAGATGGACACCTGGGCGCTGCGCTCGCACCAGAAGGCGATCGCCGCGATCGACGCGGGCCTGTTCGCCGACGAGATCGTGCCGGTCAAGGCACGGCGGCCGGACGGCTCACTGGTGGAGTTCGCCGTCGACGAACACCCGCGGCGGGACTCGACGCCGGAGAAGCTCGCCTCGCTCAAGCCGCTGCACCCGGAAATCGAGGGCTTCTCCATCACGGCGGGCAACTCCAGCGGCATCAACGACGCGGCGGCCGCCCTCACCCTGGCCGGCGGCGAGGTCGCGGCACGCGAAGGCCTCCGCGTGCTGGGCACCGTCCGCGGCTGGGCCTCCGTCGGGGCGGACCCGGTCCGCACCGGGCTCGCCCCGGTGGAAGCCATCGCCAAGGTCCTCTCGCGGTGCGGACTGGAGCCCGGCCAGATCGCGCTGTGGGAGATCAACGAGGCGTTCGCCTCGATGTGCGTGGCCGTGACCCGGCAGCTGGGGCTGGACCCGGACGTGGTCAACACCAGCGGCAGCGGGTGCAGCCTCGGGCATCCGGTCGCCGCCTCCGGCACCCGGATGCTCACGACGCTGGTGCACGAGCTGGGCCGCCGCGGCGGCGGTCTCGGGGTCGCGGCGATGTGCGCGGGCGGCGGCCAGGCGGGTGCCGTCGTCGTCGAGGTGCCCGGTTCCTGA
- a CDS encoding AMP-binding protein, whose amino-acid sequence MTVEQESDRAGLVRSYLEQGFYARRTFAEELTRGAELFEQVPVTFTGSGATVTVGELYRRAVRAAGALQRLGVLPGDVVAVQVPNWAEGVVATEAVLLAGAVLVPVVHIYGPREVGFILRESGARMMIMPDRWRTTDYLARLPELLAVPTLEHVVVVGEPAPEPAISWRSLEESAAAWEPVEQDPDDVCLLIYTSGTTADPKGVQHTHETILFEIRTQPRLIGPGDDEVKLGCFPAGHIAGLLNVMRSLVLGTPAVLLDAWDAKLAAAMIEEHRVTITSGSPYHLATLLDAAEETGASLATLREFMVGAATVPEELVARAEAAGVVTYRCYGSTEQPTISSGTVRDPLWPRQHTDGRPAPGTEVRIVGPDDEDLPTGVDGEVLSRGPELFAGYRNPELDAVTFAPGGWLRTGDIGRLDEHGYLTITDRIKDVIIRGGETISSREVEDVLLAHPAVADAAAVAAPDPRYGDRVCAYVIPRPGHTLDLAAVREHFRAAGIARQKTPERLELVGELPRTALGKVRKADLRARLRDGEGDAPA is encoded by the coding sequence ATGACCGTAGAGCAGGAGTCCGACCGCGCCGGACTGGTCCGGTCCTACCTCGAACAGGGCTTCTACGCCCGCCGGACCTTCGCCGAAGAGCTCACGCGCGGCGCGGAGCTGTTCGAGCAGGTGCCGGTCACGTTCACGGGGTCGGGTGCCACGGTGACGGTCGGCGAGCTGTACCGGCGGGCGGTCCGGGCGGCCGGTGCCCTGCAGCGGCTGGGTGTGCTGCCCGGCGACGTGGTCGCGGTCCAGGTGCCCAACTGGGCCGAAGGAGTCGTGGCGACCGAGGCCGTGCTGCTCGCCGGTGCGGTGCTCGTGCCCGTCGTGCACATCTACGGCCCGCGCGAGGTCGGCTTCATCCTGCGCGAGTCCGGCGCCCGGATGATGATCATGCCCGACCGCTGGCGGACCACGGACTACCTGGCGCGCCTGCCCGAACTGCTGGCCGTGCCGACGCTCGAGCACGTGGTCGTGGTGGGGGAGCCGGCACCGGAGCCCGCGATCTCCTGGCGCTCGCTGGAGGAGTCCGCCGCCGCCTGGGAACCGGTCGAGCAGGATCCCGACGACGTGTGCCTGCTGATCTACACCTCCGGCACCACGGCCGACCCCAAGGGCGTGCAGCACACCCACGAGACGATCCTGTTCGAGATCCGCACCCAGCCCCGGCTGATCGGCCCCGGCGACGACGAGGTGAAGCTCGGCTGCTTCCCGGCCGGGCACATCGCCGGCCTGCTCAACGTCATGCGCTCGCTCGTCCTCGGCACGCCCGCGGTGCTGCTCGACGCGTGGGACGCCAAGCTGGCGGCGGCGATGATCGAGGAGCACCGGGTGACCATCACCTCCGGCTCGCCCTACCACCTCGCGACCCTGCTCGACGCGGCCGAAGAGACCGGGGCGTCGCTGGCGACGCTGCGGGAGTTCATGGTCGGTGCGGCGACCGTGCCCGAGGAGCTGGTCGCCCGCGCGGAGGCCGCTGGAGTCGTCACCTACCGCTGCTACGGCTCGACCGAACAGCCGACGATCTCCTCCGGCACCGTCCGGGACCCGCTGTGGCCCCGTCAGCACACCGACGGCAGGCCCGCCCCCGGCACGGAGGTCCGCATCGTCGGGCCCGACGACGAAGACCTGCCGACGGGTGTCGACGGCGAGGTGCTCTCCCGTGGTCCGGAACTGTTCGCCGGCTACCGCAACCCGGAGCTCGACGCCGTCACGTTCGCGCCCGGCGGGTGGCTGCGCACCGGCGACATCGGCCGGCTCGACGAACACGGCTACCTCACCATCACCGACCGGATCAAGGACGTGATCATCCGCGGCGGGGAGACGATCTCCTCGCGCGAGGTGGAGGACGTCCTGCTGGCGCATCCGGCGGTGGCCGACGCCGCGGCGGTCGCCGCCCCGGATCCCCGGTACGGCGACCGGGTGTGCGCCTACGTCATCCCGCGGCCGGGGCACACCCTCGACCTGGCCGCGGTGCGCGAGCATTTCCGGGCCGCCGGCATCGCGCGGCAGAAGACGCCGGAACGCCTCGAACTGGTCGGCGAACTTCCGAGGACCGCCCTGGGAAAGGTGCGCAAGGCCGACCTGCGGGCGCGGTTGCGCGACGGGGAAGGCGACGCGCCGGCCTGA
- a CDS encoding NADPH:quinone oxidoreductase family protein: protein MRAVLCENYGPPSALRLREVPDPQAKPGEVVVAVLAAAVNFPDVLTIADRYQVHVRLPFIPGSEFAGRVLGVGEGVTGFASGDEVMGSTHTGAFCEQVAVPATALRPVPPGLSLTEAAAFGVTFSTAYHALTTIGEMSAGDWIVVLGAAGGVGTAAVDLAARLGARVIAAASTPERVAIGRELGAEAGIAYDHEDLKARIREITGGAGADVVVDPVGGPYSEQALRSVRWGGRFVCVGFAAGQIPRIPLNLVLLKGVQVRGFEIRTLADHRPEEVARSWPELAKLTAAGLRPRISDVLPLADTATALERVAARQARGKIVVEMG, encoded by the coding sequence ATGAGGGCGGTGCTGTGCGAGAACTACGGTCCCCCGTCGGCACTGCGGCTGCGGGAAGTACCCGATCCCCAGGCGAAGCCGGGTGAAGTGGTCGTGGCCGTGCTCGCCGCCGCGGTGAACTTCCCGGACGTGCTCACGATCGCCGACCGCTACCAGGTGCACGTCCGGCTGCCGTTCATCCCGGGCAGCGAGTTCGCCGGCCGGGTGCTCGGCGTCGGCGAAGGCGTGACCGGGTTCGCTTCCGGCGACGAGGTGATGGGCTCGACGCACACCGGCGCGTTCTGCGAGCAGGTGGCCGTTCCCGCCACCGCGCTCCGGCCCGTGCCGCCGGGCCTGAGCCTCACCGAGGCGGCGGCGTTCGGCGTCACCTTCAGCACCGCTTACCACGCGCTGACCACCATCGGCGAGATGTCGGCCGGCGACTGGATCGTCGTGCTCGGCGCGGCCGGCGGCGTCGGCACGGCCGCCGTGGACCTCGCCGCCCGGCTCGGCGCACGCGTCATCGCCGCCGCGAGCACGCCGGAACGGGTCGCCATCGGCCGGGAACTGGGCGCGGAAGCCGGGATCGCCTACGACCACGAAGACCTCAAGGCACGCATCCGGGAGATCACCGGCGGTGCGGGCGCCGACGTCGTGGTCGATCCGGTCGGCGGCCCCTACAGCGAACAGGCGCTGCGCTCGGTCCGCTGGGGCGGGCGGTTCGTCTGTGTCGGCTTCGCCGCCGGGCAGATCCCCCGCATCCCGCTCAACCTGGTACTCCTCAAAGGCGTACAGGTGCGGGGTTTCGAGATCCGCACCCTCGCCGACCACCGGCCCGAGGAGGTCGCGCGTTCCTGGCCGGAGCTGGCGAAGCTGACCGCGGCCGGGCTGCGCCCGCGGATCTCCGATGTCCTGCCGCTCGCCGATACGGCCACGGCGCTCGAACGCGTCGCGGCGCGGCAGGCGCGCGGGAAGATCGTGGTGGAAATGGGCTGA
- a CDS encoding acyl-CoA thioesterase encodes MEAPALQAPIRPDSSLSRRDRYPLWHDVPTRYGDLDPLGHVNNVAITRLYEEARVLFEQTLRQRHAFRPARGMLVQLNVHYLGETRYPEPVQIGTGIKRLGRASYTLAQAMYQGGRCVGVSDATVAHVPADGPGPLPDDFRSALETALLR; translated from the coding sequence ATGGAAGCCCCCGCCCTGCAAGCACCGATACGGCCGGACAGCTCGCTCTCCCGCCGGGACCGGTATCCACTCTGGCACGACGTTCCCACCCGTTACGGCGACCTGGACCCGCTCGGGCACGTGAACAACGTCGCCATCACCCGGCTGTACGAGGAGGCGCGGGTGCTGTTCGAGCAGACTCTGCGGCAGCGGCACGCCTTCCGGCCCGCCCGCGGCATGCTGGTACAGCTCAACGTGCACTACCTCGGTGAGACGCGATATCCGGAACCCGTCCAGATCGGCACCGGGATCAAGCGGCTGGGCCGGGCCTCCTACACCCTCGCGCAGGCGATGTACCAGGGCGGCCGGTGCGTCGGGGTGAGCGACGCGACCGTGGCCCACGTCCCGGCCGACGGCCCCGGCCCGCTGCCCGACGACTTCCGATCGGCGCTGGAGACCGCGCTCCTGCGCTGA
- a CDS encoding (2Fe-2S)-binding protein, whose product MPEHVKVNLEVNGRSEASYVEPRKTLADSLREDCALTGTHLGCEHGVCGACTVLLDGRAVRSCLVFAVQANGRAVTTVEGLAGADGVLGPVQEAFRAEHGLQCGFCTPGFLVSVTAFLAEHPDPTDEEIRAGLSGNLCRCTGYQGIVAAVRELAKAKS is encoded by the coding sequence ATGCCTGAACACGTCAAGGTGAACCTGGAGGTGAACGGCCGGTCCGAAGCCTCCTACGTCGAGCCGCGCAAGACGCTCGCCGACTCCCTGCGCGAGGACTGCGCGCTCACCGGCACGCATCTGGGCTGCGAGCACGGGGTGTGCGGGGCCTGCACGGTGCTGCTCGACGGCCGGGCCGTGCGGTCCTGCCTGGTGTTCGCGGTGCAGGCGAACGGCCGCGCCGTCACGACCGTCGAAGGCCTCGCCGGGGCGGACGGCGTGCTCGGGCCGGTGCAGGAGGCGTTCCGCGCGGAGCACGGGCTGCAGTGCGGGTTCTGCACGCCGGGTTTCCTGGTGTCGGTGACCGCGTTCCTCGCCGAGCACCCGGATCCCACGGACGAGGAGATCCGGGCGGGACTGTCGGGCAACCTCTGCCGGTGCACGGGATACCAGGGCATCGTCGCCGCCGTGCGTGAACTCGCGAAGGCGAAGTCATGA
- a CDS encoding CoA transferase produces the protein MDLSVLPLMRSALAALGRADEEFDADLMRAAMRQAPAAAWLAEIRAVDVAVELINPLGSLLADEDVAVNGYVVEVSDPEHGRIRQAAPPFRTQPPGEVRGPAPSLGQHTAEVLAETVVALKFPRPHPVRDARWRASAWSTSGPTSRGRSRPCCSPAPR, from the coding sequence GTGGACCTGTCCGTGCTGCCGTTGATGCGCTCCGCGCTGGCGGCGCTCGGCCGGGCGGACGAGGAGTTCGACGCCGACCTCATGCGGGCCGCGATGCGGCAGGCACCGGCGGCGGCGTGGCTGGCGGAGATCCGCGCGGTCGACGTGGCGGTCGAGCTGATCAACCCGCTCGGGTCGCTGCTCGCCGACGAGGACGTAGCGGTCAACGGCTACGTGGTCGAGGTCTCCGATCCCGAACACGGCCGCATCCGGCAGGCGGCCCCGCCGTTCCGCACGCAGCCACCGGGCGAGGTGCGCGGCCCCGCGCCGTCGCTGGGCCAGCACACTGCCGAGGTACTCGCGGAAACCGTTGTAGCGCTGAAGTTCCCCCGTCCGCACCCGGTCCGCGACGCCCGCTGGAGGGCATCCGCGTGGTCGACTTCGGGGCCTACCTCGCGGGGCCGCTCGCGCCCCTGCTGCTCGCCGGCGCCGAGGTGA
- a CDS encoding xanthine dehydrogenase family protein molybdopterin-binding subunit, with product MDIWAATQSAHEVQAFYARLLGLPQNRVRVRTPDVGGGFGLKVFSMRDEWAVVLAATLLGKPVRWIEDRYENLVASSHSRDEKMTLSAAFGPAGILRALKAEHVENSGAYPYAGSGTVSGVVGLCVPGPYKVVHSSYSAEAVFTNTCGRAPYRGPFLMETVGPEQLMDAAARQLGIDPLELRRRNALSAADMPHTLPTGMVYDSVTPLETLEQAAELIGYEEFRAEQARARGRHLGIGISLCVEPSAVAFGAMGTEGAVLRMDTSGRLQLALGSSSTGMSLETTMAQVVAEELGCDLDDITFTQGDTAVTPYGAGTQGSRSAVLYGNAARLVAETVRGKVLAIAAHAMEAAPEDLDVGEGRAFVRGVPAKGLSFAEIAQLAYAGHDLLPPGLSAGIEAVTRFKAPQLTFCNACHVCTCEVDTETGLVRILRYVVSEDCGRMINPKIVEGQIFGGVAQGIGGVLYEHLPYDEEGNPLSSTFADYLVPTAAEIPEIECAHLESPAANGLGVKGVGEGGAVASPAAVFNAVADALAPLGVVLRGTPLGPRQILDALEAAGS from the coding sequence CTGGACATCTGGGCCGCGACGCAGAGCGCGCACGAGGTGCAGGCGTTCTACGCGCGGCTGCTGGGCCTGCCGCAGAACCGGGTCCGGGTGCGCACGCCCGACGTGGGCGGCGGGTTCGGGCTGAAGGTCTTCTCGATGCGGGACGAGTGGGCCGTGGTGCTCGCGGCGACCCTGCTCGGGAAACCGGTGCGCTGGATCGAGGACCGGTACGAGAACCTCGTCGCCTCCTCGCACTCCCGCGACGAGAAGATGACTCTCTCCGCGGCATTCGGCCCGGCCGGGATCCTGCGGGCGCTCAAGGCCGAGCACGTCGAGAACTCGGGCGCCTACCCCTACGCGGGGTCCGGCACGGTCAGCGGCGTGGTCGGGCTCTGCGTTCCCGGGCCGTACAAGGTGGTGCACAGCTCGTATTCGGCCGAGGCGGTGTTCACCAACACCTGCGGTCGCGCGCCCTATCGCGGGCCGTTCCTGATGGAGACGGTCGGTCCGGAGCAGCTGATGGACGCCGCGGCGCGGCAGCTGGGCATCGACCCACTGGAGCTGCGCCGCCGAAACGCGCTGTCCGCCGCCGACATGCCGCACACCCTGCCGACGGGGATGGTCTACGACAGTGTCACCCCACTCGAAACACTCGAGCAGGCCGCGGAACTGATCGGGTACGAAGAGTTCCGGGCCGAGCAGGCGCGGGCGCGGGGGCGTCACCTCGGGATCGGGATCAGCCTCTGCGTCGAGCCTTCGGCCGTGGCGTTCGGCGCGATGGGCACCGAAGGCGCCGTGCTGCGCATGGACACGAGCGGCAGGCTGCAGCTCGCGCTGGGCAGCTCCAGCACCGGGATGAGCCTGGAGACCACGATGGCGCAGGTGGTGGCCGAGGAGCTCGGGTGCGACCTCGACGACATCACCTTCACCCAGGGCGACACGGCGGTGACACCGTACGGCGCGGGCACGCAGGGCAGCCGGAGCGCCGTGCTCTACGGCAACGCCGCCCGGCTGGTCGCGGAGACCGTGCGGGGCAAGGTACTAGCCATCGCGGCGCACGCGATGGAAGCCGCGCCGGAGGACCTCGACGTGGGCGAGGGCCGCGCCTTCGTGCGCGGCGTGCCGGCGAAGGGCCTGAGCTTCGCGGAAATCGCCCAGCTCGCCTATGCCGGGCACGACCTGCTGCCACCGGGCCTGTCCGCCGGGATCGAGGCGGTCACCCGGTTCAAGGCGCCACAGCTGACGTTCTGCAACGCCTGCCACGTCTGCACCTGCGAGGTCGACACCGAGACCGGTCTCGTGCGCATCCTGCGCTACGTGGTCAGCGAGGACTGCGGGCGCATGATCAACCCGAAGATCGTCGAGGGCCAGATCTTCGGCGGCGTCGCGCAGGGTATCGGCGGTGTCCTCTACGAGCACCTGCCCTACGACGAAGAGGGCAACCCGCTCTCGTCGACCTTCGCCGACTACCTCGTGCCCACCGCGGCGGAGATCCCCGAGATCGAGTGCGCGCACCTGGAGTCGCCGGCTGCCAACGGGCTCGGCGTCAAGGGCGTCGGCGAGGGCGGCGCGGTCGCTTCGCCGGCGGCCGTGTTCAACGCCGTCGCCGACGCGCTGGCCCCGCTCGGGGTCGTGCTGCGCGGAACTCCGCTGGGGCCCCGGCAGATCCTCGACGCGCTGGAGGCCGCCGGCTCCTGA
- a CDS encoding TIGR03619 family F420-dependent LLM class oxidoreductase — protein sequence MRFTVEHPVGRPGCVPALYSPAGPAAFARAAEEAGFDAVAFTEHPAPSAKWYRAGGHATLDPLAALAFCAAATERIRLLTYLLVLPYYNPLALAKTVATVDLLSAGRLVLGAGGGYLRSEFTAVGAGFAERGELFDEALGVLRSVWATEEFSFAGRGFTAHGQVSTPAPVQRPCPPVWIGGNGRVARRRVARAGQGWAPLLIGEELAATTRTTPLETVAELAAAIRELAGLAEAQGRDPAGIDVQVQSAQSDLSEQGAPAAGHDGHLAELAVAGVTWFVVRTPATSLEAATDALARYGADVISRHRTDPPTEGRKR from the coding sequence ATGCGGTTCACCGTCGAGCACCCGGTCGGCAGGCCCGGTTGCGTGCCCGCGCTGTACAGCCCGGCGGGGCCGGCCGCCTTCGCCCGGGCCGCCGAGGAGGCCGGGTTCGACGCGGTCGCCTTCACCGAACATCCCGCGCCGTCGGCCAAGTGGTACCGCGCGGGCGGGCACGCGACCCTCGACCCGCTGGCCGCGCTGGCCTTCTGCGCCGCGGCCACGGAACGGATCCGGCTGCTGACCTACCTGCTCGTGCTCCCGTACTACAACCCGTTGGCGCTGGCCAAGACCGTCGCCACGGTGGACCTGCTCTCCGCCGGCCGGCTCGTCCTGGGCGCCGGAGGCGGCTACCTGCGCTCGGAGTTCACCGCGGTGGGAGCCGGGTTCGCCGAGCGCGGCGAACTGTTCGACGAAGCGCTGGGCGTGTTGCGAAGCGTCTGGGCCACCGAGGAGTTCTCCTTCGCCGGCCGGGGGTTCACCGCACACGGACAGGTCAGCACGCCGGCACCGGTGCAACGGCCTTGCCCGCCGGTCTGGATCGGAGGCAACGGCCGCGTCGCCCGCCGCCGGGTGGCGCGTGCCGGGCAGGGCTGGGCACCGCTGCTGATCGGCGAAGAGCTCGCCGCCACCACCCGCACCACGCCGCTGGAGACAGTGGCCGAACTGGCGGCCGCGATCAGGGAGCTGGCCGGGCTCGCCGAGGCGCAGGGGCGCGATCCGGCGGGGATCGACGTGCAGGTCCAGTCCGCGCAGAGCGACCTGTCCGAGCAGGGCGCACCCGCTGCCGGCCACGACGGGCATCTCGCGGAACTGGCCGTCGCGGGCGTCACCTGGTTCGTCGTGCGGACGCCGGCCACGAGCCTCGAAGCCGCGACGGACGCGCTGGCCCGATACGGCGCCGACGTGATCTCGCGGCACCGCACGGACCCACCGACCGAAGGGCGAAAGCGATGA
- a CDS encoding CoA transferase — protein MVDFGAYLAGPLAPLLLAGAEVIKVEPVRGDPVRGWRDGFYVACNRGKRGLALDLHSPEGARVRDRLLAWADVAHHNIRAGAAPRLGLDEASVRAVNPRVVFSHGTAYGPLGERPNWPGYDSVFQAMAGWNIENAGEGNPPLFNHLGTLDILTAAGSAVATLLALYHRRRTGVASSTAASLLNTATFTSNETFLDESGAVAPCPRLDGDQAGLGPDYGIRPAADGWVAVVAPDEERFSAVRAIDFPSLTTTEALARLDAARVPAERVREFHWFSVWDDEENLRTRQVVSYPQREWGELRQFGAYWDSGDLPLRLDRACPAVGEHTTEILAELSFPPGDVAALLRCGAVAGPELPVTETS, from the coding sequence GTGGTCGACTTCGGGGCCTACCTCGCGGGGCCGCTCGCGCCCCTGCTGCTCGCCGGCGCCGAGGTGATCAAGGTCGAACCGGTCCGCGGAGACCCGGTGCGCGGCTGGCGTGACGGCTTCTACGTCGCCTGCAACCGCGGCAAGCGGGGTCTCGCGCTGGACCTGCACAGCCCCGAAGGCGCCCGGGTACGCGACCGGCTGCTGGCCTGGGCCGACGTCGCGCACCACAACATCCGTGCCGGCGCGGCGCCCCGGCTCGGGCTCGACGAGGCGTCGGTGCGGGCCGTCAACCCCCGGGTCGTGTTCAGCCACGGCACCGCCTACGGCCCGCTCGGCGAAAGGCCGAACTGGCCCGGCTACGACTCGGTCTTCCAGGCGATGGCCGGCTGGAACATCGAGAACGCCGGGGAGGGCAACCCGCCGCTGTTCAACCATCTCGGCACCCTGGACATCCTCACCGCCGCCGGTTCCGCCGTGGCCACCCTGCTGGCCCTCTACCACCGCAGGCGCACGGGTGTCGCGAGCTCCACCGCCGCCTCGCTGCTCAACACGGCGACCTTCACCTCCAACGAGACCTTTCTCGACGAGTCCGGCGCCGTCGCGCCCTGTCCGCGGCTCGACGGCGATCAGGCCGGGCTCGGCCCGGACTACGGCATCCGCCCGGCCGCCGACGGCTGGGTCGCGGTCGTGGCGCCCGACGAGGAGCGTTTCTCGGCGGTGCGCGCGATCGACTTCCCGAGCCTGACCACCACGGAGGCGCTCGCGCGGCTCGACGCCGCCAGGGTGCCCGCCGAGCGGGTGCGCGAGTTCCACTGGTTCTCCGTCTGGGACGACGAGGAGAACCTGCGGACCCGGCAGGTGGTCTCGTACCCGCAGCGCGAATGGGGCGAACTGCGGCAGTTCGGCGCCTACTGGGATTCCGGCGACCTGCCCCTGCGGCTGGACCGCGCGTGCCCCGCCGTCGGCGAGCACACCACGGAGATCCTGGCCGAGCTCAGTTTCCCGCCCGGGGACGTGGCGGCGCTCCTCCGCTGTGGTGCGGTTGCGGGCCCGGAGCTTCCGGTGACCGAAACCTCGTAG
- a CDS encoding CoA transferase codes for MSAPILAGLRVLDLSCGLAGPVAAQILAEAGADVIKVEPPGGELTRSRHPSAFRTWNRSKRGVLLDLDSPALRSLLASADVLVHSLRPATARRHELDDETLGTRCPRLVVCGAGGWPPGHRDAGRAGYDLLVQAREGRWTCSPAGAPARTRGGSRHRAGARPSLPRPGSWPG; via the coding sequence GTGAGTGCGCCGATCCTGGCGGGCCTGCGGGTGCTCGACCTCTCGTGCGGGCTCGCCGGGCCGGTGGCCGCCCAGATCCTCGCCGAAGCCGGGGCCGACGTGATCAAGGTCGAGCCACCGGGCGGAGAGCTGACCCGCAGCCGGCACCCCTCGGCGTTCCGCACCTGGAACCGCAGCAAACGGGGCGTGCTGCTCGACCTGGATTCGCCGGCGCTGCGGTCGTTGCTGGCATCGGCCGACGTCCTCGTGCACAGTCTCCGGCCGGCGACGGCCCGGCGGCACGAGCTCGACGACGAGACACTCGGCACGCGGTGTCCGCGGCTGGTCGTGTGTGGCGCCGGCGGCTGGCCGCCCGGGCACCGCGACGCCGGGCGCGCGGGGTACGACCTGCTCGTGCAGGCCCGCGAAGGCCGCTGGACGTGCAGTCCGGCTGGCGCCCCGGCCCGTACGCGTGGCGGTTCCCGGCACCGAGCTGGGGCGCGGCCTTCCTTGCCGCGGCCGGGATCGTGGCCCGGTTGA
- a CDS encoding DUF7065 domain-containing protein has product MTVTEDTPFVPEDDAYHRGSPDPYEFETTWWSFNIPERRIGCWLHAGHHTNRGEATWRVFVWDDEGADPGRLACYRNMPDVPMPPDPDLRDITFPAGGFSVKMLRPLMDYQVGYRDAEAGFAIEFEHRSVHPPHRFTPGRPPAMHNPHFDQLGHVTGELTLRGERIPIDCHSVRDRTWGPRGGPHGQSQKPAYLRGEHRVTEPGGVRWREIERERGRGRIQYIFGHTGAHTGFLGFVRPQDGDAAGWSPMNVGWLLRDGRFERLDPARSRMRNYRDPATGWSAHMQVEVIDVAGRRLEAEGFAVSHMCEHGAGWNALMRWEYDGMIGWGEDQDGWQFPHFRKMLGALRAVR; this is encoded by the coding sequence ATGACCGTCACCGAAGACACCCCGTTCGTCCCCGAGGACGACGCCTATCACCGGGGTTCGCCCGACCCGTACGAGTTCGAGACGACCTGGTGGTCGTTCAACATCCCCGAACGGCGGATCGGGTGCTGGCTGCACGCCGGCCACCACACCAACCGCGGCGAGGCGACCTGGCGGGTGTTCGTCTGGGACGACGAGGGCGCCGACCCGGGGCGGCTGGCGTGCTACCGGAACATGCCGGACGTGCCGATGCCGCCGGATCCCGACCTGCGCGACATCACCTTCCCCGCCGGCGGCTTCTCGGTGAAGATGCTGCGGCCCCTGATGGACTATCAGGTCGGCTACCGCGACGCGGAGGCCGGTTTCGCGATCGAGTTCGAGCATCGGAGCGTGCACCCGCCGCACCGCTTCACCCCGGGCCGCCCGCCCGCGATGCACAACCCGCATTTCGACCAGCTCGGGCACGTCACCGGCGAGCTGACCCTGCGCGGCGAACGGATCCCGATCGACTGCCACTCGGTGCGCGACCGCACCTGGGGCCCTCGCGGCGGCCCGCACGGCCAAAGCCAGAAACCGGCCTACCTGCGGGGTGAACACCGCGTCACCGAGCCCGGCGGGGTGCGCTGGCGGGAGATCGAACGCGAGCGCGGGCGCGGCCGGATCCAGTACATCTTCGGCCACACGGGGGCGCACACCGGATTTCTCGGTTTCGTCCGGCCGCAGGACGGCGACGCGGCGGGCTGGTCGCCGATGAACGTCGGCTGGCTGCTGCGCGACGGCCGGTTCGAGCGGCTCGACCCCGCACGCAGCCGGATGCGGAACTACCGCGACCCGGCGACCGGGTGGAGTGCGCACATGCAGGTCGAGGTGATCGACGTCGCCGGGCGTCGGCTGGAGGCCGAGGGCTTCGCCGTCAGTCACATGTGCGAGCACGGCGCGGGCTGGAACGCACTGATGCGGTGGGAGTACGACGGGATGATCGGCTGGGGCGAGGACCAGGACGGCTGGCAATTCCCGCACTTCCGGAAGATGCTCGGGGCGCTCAGGGCAGTCCGGTGA